A region from the Rufibacter sp. DG15C genome encodes:
- a CDS encoding aspartate aminotransferase family protein: protein MNLFDVYPLFDITPVKALGSKLWDENGIEYLDLYGGHAVISIGHSHPHYVQRLTEQLNNIGFYSNSVKIPQQQELADKLGQLSGYPDYQFFMINSGAEANENALKLASFHTGRKKVISFSKSFHGRTSAVVAATDDRSLIAPVNETDNILFLPFNDSAAVEEALAKNEVAAIIVEGIQGVGGVNIPTMQFLQDLEKLAKKHGALLILDEIQSGYGRSGKFFAHQHAGIKPDLITIAKGMGNGFPVGGVLISPEISAKHGMLGTTFGGNYLACAAALAVLEVMEQENLVENAAKMGDYLMEKAKALPGVREVRGQGLMVGIELEQPCAPLRKALLDEYRIFTGSASNKNTIRVLPALNVTQVELYRFLEAFAELVSRGA from the coding sequence ATGAATCTTTTTGACGTTTACCCCCTATTTGATATAACGCCCGTGAAGGCCCTCGGCTCCAAGCTCTGGGACGAAAACGGCATTGAATACCTGGACCTGTACGGCGGTCACGCGGTGATTTCCATCGGGCACAGCCATCCGCATTACGTGCAGCGGTTAACTGAGCAGCTGAACAACATCGGCTTCTATTCCAACTCCGTGAAAATTCCACAGCAGCAGGAACTGGCGGACAAGCTGGGCCAACTGAGCGGCTACCCGGACTACCAGTTCTTCATGATCAACTCCGGCGCTGAGGCCAACGAGAACGCCTTGAAACTGGCATCCTTCCACACGGGCCGCAAGAAAGTGATCTCGTTCAGCAAATCCTTCCACGGCAGGACCTCGGCGGTGGTGGCCGCCACGGATGACCGCAGCCTGATTGCGCCGGTAAACGAGACGGACAACATTCTGTTCCTGCCGTTCAATGACTCTGCCGCGGTGGAAGAAGCCTTGGCGAAGAACGAGGTGGCGGCCATCATCGTGGAAGGCATCCAGGGCGTGGGCGGCGTGAACATCCCCACCATGCAATTTTTGCAGGATTTGGAGAAGCTGGCCAAGAAACACGGCGCGCTGTTGATCCTGGACGAGATTCAGTCGGGGTACGGGCGCTCTGGGAAGTTCTTCGCGCACCAGCACGCCGGCATCAAGCCTGATCTGATCACCATCGCCAAAGGCATGGGCAACGGTTTCCCGGTGGGGGGCGTATTGATTTCACCGGAGATTTCGGCCAAACACGGCATGCTGGGCACCACCTTCGGGGGGAATTATCTGGCCTGTGCCGCCGCTCTGGCGGTGCTGGAAGTGATGGAGCAGGAAAACCTGGTGGAGAACGCAGCCAAGATGGGCGATTACCTGATGGAGAAAGCAAAGGCACTACCGGGCGTGCGCGAGGTACGTGGCCAGGGCCTGATGGTGGGCATCGAACTGGAGCAACCCTGCGCCCCGCTCCGAAAAGCCCTGCTGGACGAGTACCGCATTTTCACCGGCTCCGCGTCCAACAAGAACACCATCCGGGTGCTACCAGCCCTCAATGTGACCCAGGTGGAGCTATACAGATTCCTGGAAGCGTTTGCTGAGTTAGTATCCCGCGGCGCATAG
- the argB gene encoding acetylglutamate kinase, with protein sequence MPQKISVIKIGGNVLDNADNLERFLTDFSLVPGLKVLVHGGGTIASEIGKKMGIEPMMINGRRVTDANTLHLVTMVYGGLLNKNLVAQLQARKCNALGLTGADANVIPAHKRPVKDVNYGFVGDVESPDQVNVAFLASLAQQGIVPVFAALTHDGEGSLLNTNADTIASTLAVALSRQFEVNLVYCFEKKGVLLNVEDETSVIHHLQPESYATLKEKGAIFAGMLPKLDNAFAALQQGVNAVIIGDSADILGIAAGEKAGTKITL encoded by the coding sequence GTGCCTCAAAAAATAAGCGTCATCAAAATAGGCGGTAACGTCCTGGACAACGCCGACAACCTGGAGCGGTTTCTGACCGATTTTTCCTTGGTGCCGGGGTTGAAGGTGCTGGTGCACGGCGGGGGCACCATCGCCTCGGAGATTGGCAAGAAAATGGGCATAGAGCCGATGATGATCAACGGCCGCCGTGTCACGGATGCCAACACCCTGCACTTGGTGACCATGGTCTATGGCGGTCTGCTTAACAAGAATTTGGTGGCGCAACTACAGGCAAGAAAATGCAATGCCCTAGGATTGACCGGCGCCGATGCCAACGTCATTCCCGCCCACAAGCGCCCCGTGAAAGACGTCAATTACGGATTCGTGGGCGATGTGGAGAGCCCGGACCAGGTGAACGTGGCGTTTCTGGCGTCGCTGGCCCAACAGGGTATTGTGCCGGTGTTTGCTGCCCTCACCCATGACGGCGAAGGCAGCCTGCTCAACACCAACGCCGACACCATCGCCTCTACCCTAGCCGTGGCCTTGAGCCGCCAGTTTGAGGTGAATTTGGTGTACTGCTTCGAGAAGAAAGGTGTGCTCTTGAATGTAGAAGATGAAACCAGCGTCATCCACCACCTCCAGCCTGAGTCCTACGCTACCCTAAAAGAAAAAGGCGCCATCTTCGCCGGCATGCTGCCCAAGCTGGACAACGCGTTTGCGGCGCTTCAGCAAGGGGTAAACGCTGTGATCATCGGGGACTCAGCGGACATTTTGGGCATCGCCGCCGGCGAGAAGGCGGGCACTAAGATTACATTATAA
- a CDS encoding SusD/RagB family nutrient-binding outer membrane lipoprotein yields MKKIVYVLLSLALAQSVVSCDTVDFGDMNENPNGPQEVYPAGLLSGAMQTFATQTGREGFLNPTLYVQYQSQITYTDEMLYAESPASWANYYTRILPNLNTVIEFNMNEANHSPALLNQGDPANQAGIAMIFRAIVLKRLTDTWGDVPYSEAFKGLENLTPAYDSQEKIYQAIIKDLTTGRDMLNSGRAPIGDLYYNGNVTNWRKLANSVLLQVAMQLSGVDSKTSIDAVAVFNEALTNPGGVIDEVSEEAWFKYESVAAYQNPFAPNRRADYGLSGEFVDAFQGDAGLNPTSNRTVDDRLKVFATSATIEGIPYGYANETGAGRSKVNANYVWNATASLPLMTASYTYLNRAEAAQRGWTNEVAATMLRKGIELSFESWETKSIDKARTLTAAEVTKISNISEAGPAYATARLADALTVPGGMLQVIAEEKWKALFPNAFDAWAEWRRTGYPNLQPATDALNDGKIVTRYIYPTNESTLNRDGLAGGIKGLTPATNTNTSRVWWDVN; encoded by the coding sequence ATGAAAAAAATTGTATATGTACTTCTAAGTTTAGCTCTAGCGCAAAGTGTTGTTTCTTGCGATACGGTAGACTTTGGAGATATGAATGAAAACCCTAATGGTCCTCAGGAGGTTTATCCTGCAGGTTTGTTATCGGGTGCTATGCAGACTTTTGCTACTCAGACAGGCAGAGAAGGTTTCTTAAACCCAACTTTGTACGTGCAATATCAATCACAGATCACCTACACGGATGAGATGTTGTATGCAGAGTCTCCTGCTTCTTGGGCTAACTACTATACCCGTATTCTTCCAAACTTGAATACTGTTATAGAATTTAACATGAACGAGGCAAATCACTCTCCTGCATTGTTGAATCAAGGTGATCCTGCAAACCAAGCTGGTATAGCTATGATTTTTAGAGCTATTGTTCTAAAAAGATTAACTGATACTTGGGGTGATGTTCCATATTCAGAAGCATTCAAAGGGTTAGAAAACCTAACTCCTGCTTATGATTCACAGGAGAAAATCTACCAAGCTATCATTAAGGATCTTACCACTGGTAGAGATATGCTTAATTCAGGTAGAGCTCCTATTGGTGACTTGTATTACAATGGTAATGTTACTAACTGGAGAAAACTAGCAAACTCTGTATTGCTTCAAGTTGCAATGCAGCTTTCTGGAGTTGACTCAAAAACTTCTATTGATGCAGTTGCTGTATTCAATGAAGCCTTGACCAATCCAGGTGGAGTAATTGATGAAGTAAGCGAAGAGGCTTGGTTCAAATACGAAAGTGTTGCCGCGTACCAAAATCCTTTTGCTCCAAACAGAAGAGCTGACTATGGTTTATCAGGTGAGTTTGTTGACGCTTTCCAAGGAGATGCAGGCTTAAACCCAACTTCTAACAGAACCGTTGATGATAGACTTAAGGTATTTGCTACAAGTGCTACCATTGAAGGTATTCCATATGGATATGCTAATGAGACTGGTGCTGGCAGATCTAAAGTAAATGCCAACTACGTTTGGAATGCAACTGCTTCACTTCCATTGATGACTGCTTCTTATACCTACCTTAACAGAGCTGAAGCTGCACAACGCGGCTGGACAAATGAGGTAGCAGCAACAATGCTTCGTAAAGGAATAGAACTTTCTTTTGAATCTTGGGAAACTAAATCAATTGATAAGGCTAGAACTTTAACAGCTGCAGAAGTTACTAAGATCAGTAACATCAGTGAGGCAGGTCCTGCTTATGCTACTGCAAGACTTGCTGACGCACTTACTGTCCCTGGTGGAATGCTTCAAGTAATTGCCGAAGAAAAATGGAAAGCTTTATTTCCAAATGCATTTGATGCATGGGCTGAGTGGAGAAGAACAGGTTATCCAAACCTTCAACCTGCTACTGATGCTTTAAACGATGGCAAGATTGTAACTAGATACATTTATCCAACTAACGAATCTACTCTAAACAGAGATGGTTTAGCTGGAGGTATCAAAGGTCTTACTCCTGCTACCAACACTAATACATCAAGAGTTTGGTGGGATGTAAACTAG
- the argC gene encoding N-acetyl-gamma-glutamyl-phosphate reductase, protein MAQSNLIKVGIVGGAGYTGGELLRLLVHHPNVTISFVHSQSQAGKPVVDTHTDLLGDTELVFTNKLGTDVDVLFLCVGHGDARKFLEANPLPDEVKIIDLSQDFRLTQKSTLGNRQFVYGLPELNREGIKTAANVANPGCFATAIQLALLPLAENSSLPAEVHVSGITGSTGAGQKLADTSHFSWRNNNISSYKVFGHQHLLEITESLQSLQNGVDTAIRFVPYRGNFSRGILCTTYLTSDLSLEEAQALYRQFYEGHPYTIVTDKNPDLKQVVNTNKCLLYIEKHDDQLVITSLIDNLLKGASGQAVQNMNLLFGLDERAGLQLKAIGF, encoded by the coding sequence ATGGCGCAAAGTAATCTCATTAAAGTAGGTATTGTGGGAGGCGCGGGCTACACAGGCGGTGAACTCCTGCGCCTGCTGGTGCACCACCCGAACGTAACCATCAGTTTTGTGCATAGCCAAAGCCAGGCCGGCAAACCGGTGGTAGACACCCATACTGATTTACTGGGCGACACGGAGTTGGTCTTCACCAACAAGCTGGGCACCGATGTAGACGTGCTCTTCCTCTGCGTGGGCCACGGCGATGCCCGGAAGTTTCTGGAGGCCAATCCACTCCCGGACGAGGTGAAAATTATCGATCTGAGCCAGGATTTCAGGTTAACGCAAAAATCCACTTTAGGCAACCGCCAGTTTGTATACGGTCTGCCGGAACTGAACCGCGAGGGGATTAAAACCGCGGCCAACGTTGCCAACCCGGGCTGCTTCGCGACGGCGATTCAGTTGGCCTTACTGCCGCTGGCGGAGAACAGTTCGCTACCTGCAGAAGTGCACGTGAGCGGCATCACAGGTTCCACGGGCGCTGGCCAGAAACTAGCCGATACTTCACACTTCAGCTGGCGCAACAACAACATCTCCAGCTACAAAGTGTTCGGGCACCAGCATTTGCTGGAGATTACCGAAAGCTTGCAATCGCTGCAAAATGGAGTGGACACAGCCATAAGGTTCGTGCCTTACCGCGGTAACTTCAGCCGGGGCATTCTGTGCACCACCTACCTGACTTCAGATTTAAGTCTGGAGGAAGCCCAAGCCCTGTACCGGCAGTTCTACGAAGGCCACCCGTACACCATCGTCACTGACAAAAACCCTGACCTGAAACAGGTGGTAAACACCAACAAGTGCCTATTATACATAGAAAAGCACGATGATCAACTGGTCATCACCAGCCTGATTGACAACCTCCTGAAGGGTGCCTCAGGCCAAGCCGTGCAGAACATGAACCTGCTGTTCGGGCTGGACGAAAGGGCCGGTCTGCAGTTGAAGGCCATCGGGTTCTAA
- the argG gene encoding argininosuccinate synthase, whose translation MKKVVLAFSGGLDTSFCVKYLLEQGYEIYSAIVNTGGFSEEELAEIARRAENLGVAHHVTLDETDNYYQTCLKYLIFGNVLKNNTYPLSVSAERISQAVAIAKYAQEVGAEAVAHGSTGAGNDQVRFDMVFNILIPNVEIITPIRDLKLSREEEIAYLKERGVEMDFQKAQYSINKGIWGTSVGGKETLTSHQALPESAYPTQLSKETPERITLHFKNGEPVGLNEEMFDNPVHVIQKLQEIAGAFAIGRDIHVGDTIIGIKGRVGFEAAAPMIIIKAHHALEKHTLTKWQLYWKDSLATWYGNWMHEGQFLDPTMRNIETFMADTQKTVTGKVHVLLAPYRFQVEGIESDHDLMSSKFGSYGEMNNAWSGEDVKGFSKIFGNQTMMYRLINGEDGAK comes from the coding sequence ATGAAAAAAGTAGTTCTCGCGTTCAGTGGCGGCTTAGACACATCGTTTTGTGTGAAGTACCTGCTGGAACAAGGTTATGAAATCTATTCGGCCATTGTGAACACCGGCGGCTTCTCTGAGGAGGAACTGGCGGAAATCGCCCGAAGGGCCGAGAATCTGGGCGTGGCCCACCACGTAACCTTAGACGAAACCGACAACTACTACCAGACCTGCCTGAAGTACCTGATCTTCGGGAATGTGCTGAAAAACAACACCTACCCCCTATCAGTGAGCGCCGAGCGGATCTCCCAGGCGGTGGCCATCGCCAAGTATGCACAGGAAGTGGGCGCTGAGGCCGTGGCCCACGGTAGCACCGGTGCCGGCAATGACCAGGTACGGTTTGACATGGTATTCAACATCCTCATCCCCAACGTGGAGATCATCACCCCCATCCGCGACTTGAAACTGTCCCGTGAGGAGGAGATCGCCTACCTGAAAGAGCGTGGCGTGGAGATGGATTTCCAGAAGGCGCAGTACTCCATCAACAAAGGCATTTGGGGAACATCCGTAGGTGGAAAGGAAACCTTGACCTCTCATCAGGCGCTGCCAGAATCGGCTTACCCTACTCAGCTTTCTAAAGAAACGCCGGAGCGCATTACCTTGCATTTCAAAAACGGGGAGCCGGTTGGCTTGAACGAGGAAATGTTTGACAACCCAGTGCACGTGATCCAGAAGCTGCAGGAGATCGCCGGTGCTTTCGCCATCGGCCGCGACATTCACGTGGGCGATACCATTATTGGCATCAAAGGGCGCGTAGGGTTTGAGGCGGCGGCCCCGATGATCATCATCAAAGCGCACCACGCTCTTGAGAAACACACGCTCACCAAATGGCAGCTGTACTGGAAAGACAGCCTGGCTACCTGGTACGGCAACTGGATGCACGAAGGCCAGTTCCTGGATCCCACCATGCGCAACATTGAGACGTTCATGGCAGACACACAGAAAACCGTGACGGGCAAAGTGCACGTGCTGCTGGCGCCTTACCGCTTCCAGGTGGAAGGCATTGAGTCAGACCATGATTTGATGTCGTCAAAATTCGGATCGTACGGTGAGATGAATAACGCTTGGTCTGGCGAGGACGTGAAAGGCTTCTCCAAAATCTTCGGGAACCAGACCATGATGTACCGGTTAATCAATGGCGAAGATGGCGCAAAGTAA
- a CDS encoding acetylornithine carbamoyltransferase yields the protein MKQFTSVHDVEDLESLVREALVLKQHPYAYESLGKHKTLGLIFLNPSLRTRLSTQKAAQSLGMNVMVMNMGQEGWALETQDGAIMNGTTVEHIKDAAAVMGQYCDVLGLRSFPKLQSVEEDYSEEILTKFIQYANVPFVSLESATRHPLQSLADLVTIMEHTPEDRRPKVVLTWGPHVKALPQAVPNSFAEWMNAADVDFVITHPKGYELDPQFTNGATITYNQQEALEGADFIYVKNWSTYQPYGQVLTQDASWMLTNQHLANTNNAKVMHCLPVRRNVELSDEILDGPNSLVVQTAANREFAAQVVLKRLLQGIV from the coding sequence ATGAAGCAATTCACCTCCGTTCACGATGTAGAAGATTTAGAGTCCCTGGTGCGCGAAGCCCTGGTGTTAAAGCAGCATCCGTACGCATATGAGAGCTTGGGCAAGCACAAAACCCTGGGCCTTATTTTCCTGAACCCCAGTTTGCGGACCCGCCTGAGCACGCAGAAAGCCGCGCAGAGCCTGGGCATGAACGTGATGGTGATGAACATGGGCCAGGAAGGCTGGGCGCTGGAAACCCAGGACGGCGCCATCATGAACGGTACCACCGTGGAGCACATCAAAGACGCCGCCGCCGTGATGGGCCAGTACTGCGATGTGCTGGGCCTTCGGTCGTTTCCTAAGCTGCAGAGCGTAGAAGAAGACTACTCCGAGGAGATTCTGACCAAATTCATCCAGTACGCCAACGTGCCGTTTGTAAGCTTGGAATCTGCCACGCGCCACCCGCTGCAGAGTTTGGCAGACTTAGTGACCATTATGGAACATACCCCTGAAGACCGCCGGCCGAAGGTGGTCTTGACCTGGGGGCCACACGTGAAAGCCTTGCCGCAGGCCGTACCAAACTCGTTTGCCGAGTGGATGAACGCTGCCGACGTGGACTTCGTCATCACCCACCCCAAGGGTTACGAACTGGACCCGCAGTTCACCAACGGCGCCACCATCACCTACAACCAGCAAGAGGCCCTGGAAGGCGCGGATTTCATCTACGTAAAGAATTGGTCTACTTACCAGCCTTACGGGCAGGTGCTCACCCAAGACGCCAGCTGGATGCTTACCAACCAGCACCTGGCCAACACCAACAACGCCAAAGTCATGCACTGCCTGCCCGTGCGCCGCAACGTGGAACTGAGCGATGAGATTCTGGACGGCCCTAACTCTCTGGTGGTCCAAACCGCCGCCAACCGAGAATTTGCGGCGCAAGTGGTATTAAAACGGTTACTGCAAGGCATTGTCTAA
- a CDS encoding SusC/RagA family TonB-linked outer membrane protein, protein MKKILLLSLFLLSVLLNEAMAQNRTITGRVTDAGNNEGLPGVTVLVKGTSNGASTDANGNFQLSIPAGNATLVFNYIGYVAQERAVGNSTTINVALATDTKVLQEVVVTALGIEREARTVTYATQEVKAEDLNITQNNNIKDALAGKVAGVQINGQAGSKLGQFGKIRIRGAISLTSDLDPLYVVDGVPVADPNDVDMENVESVNVLKGPNATSLYGQRAEAGVVVITTKKGTGGLSVEYVGSATWDRVAYLPKYQNQYGGGYEGDASFGTFDFEADAYPEEWKVFDGKRYLLFDNNYADESWGPKFDGQEYVPWYAWWPGTAENPNPYYGKTARYEAQPDNIKNFYDVALSKKNTISFGGSTDKFNARVAYTNLDQQGITPSTDLQKHFLSTAFGYEVTPKLRVDANLRYTTSRIRGDQADDYSNQTSGSFNSWFNRNVEIEKLRELKDLKTLNGYSASWNWWGPDYYTLGGFYEKPAFWFNPYTYLDAHQQIRNNNNLTGSLSTAYSLTDHWKVTATAARTATNYRFEEYFPFSLANSAAPDAYNPWINGFGRTEITSTENNFSSDLRYENNFGDFELTAFVGGNIRREDYSSFSSRMNVNANTGGLIIPDLYTFGNAGIVPVAQTNISKKQVNSVYGNANFGFRDMAYLDFSYRRDYSSALPSNKNGYGYPGVGASFIFTELDVMKGINALSFGKLRAGWAQVGNDLPAQRINPAYGTGPQPFGGTDLLVYSRTLLVDPNLVPAINSSFEAGIDLKFINNRIGFSLTYYNEKRDDEIIPVSISQTTGYSQFLTNAGSSSRKGIELALDGDIIRTESGFNWNLLVNYARNRTTVDALPDGLQAISAPGGSDDWNYVTVVHELGNNWGQLRGRGYATDDAGNRIVQENGLYEVEDNKYFGTVLPDFTGGFLNRISYKGLSLTAAIDFQKGGKFFSLTEQWGGYSGLTEETAAMNDRGKNVRDDVAEGGGVHVVGVKADGTKVDTYVDAMTYFMQFQANTLAEPFIHDASYLKLRDVNLSYDFSGFLKEGILKNKFVKGATIGLVGRNLWLISVADDNKNRWDPSELSNTFGENSQLPGTRSYGVNVRLTF, encoded by the coding sequence ATGAAAAAAATCTTACTCTTAAGTCTTTTCTTGTTGTCTGTGCTTCTTAACGAAGCAATGGCACAAAATAGGACTATCACAGGAAGGGTGACAGATGCTGGCAACAACGAAGGGTTGCCAGGTGTTACCGTTTTGGTGAAGGGCACGTCTAATGGCGCCTCCACTGATGCGAATGGTAACTTCCAGTTATCTATTCCAGCAGGCAACGCCACTTTGGTATTCAATTACATTGGATATGTTGCTCAGGAACGCGCAGTAGGTAACTCTACTACTATCAACGTTGCTTTGGCTACTGACACCAAGGTTTTACAAGAAGTAGTGGTAACAGCTCTTGGCATTGAGAGAGAAGCTAGAACTGTTACTTATGCTACACAAGAAGTAAAAGCAGAAGACCTTAACATTACTCAGAACAACAACATCAAAGATGCTCTTGCTGGTAAAGTTGCAGGTGTTCAGATAAATGGACAAGCAGGTTCTAAACTTGGACAATTTGGCAAAATCCGTATTAGAGGTGCTATCTCATTAACTTCTGACTTGGATCCTCTTTACGTTGTGGATGGTGTGCCTGTGGCAGACCCAAATGATGTAGACATGGAGAACGTTGAGTCTGTTAACGTTCTAAAAGGGCCAAACGCAACGTCCCTTTATGGTCAAAGAGCTGAGGCAGGTGTGGTTGTAATCACTACTAAAAAAGGCACTGGCGGATTGTCAGTTGAATATGTTGGTTCAGCTACATGGGACAGAGTTGCTTATCTTCCTAAATACCAAAACCAATATGGTGGTGGTTATGAAGGTGATGCTTCATTTGGAACTTTTGATTTTGAAGCTGATGCTTATCCAGAAGAGTGGAAAGTATTTGACGGCAAACGCTATTTGTTGTTTGACAACAACTATGCAGATGAAAGCTGGGGTCCTAAATTTGATGGCCAAGAGTACGTTCCATGGTATGCATGGTGGCCAGGAACTGCTGAGAATCCTAACCCATATTACGGTAAAACCGCAAGATATGAGGCTCAGCCAGACAACATCAAAAACTTCTATGATGTTGCCTTGTCAAAAAAGAATACTATCTCTTTTGGAGGTAGCACAGACAAATTCAATGCTCGTGTAGCCTACACTAACCTAGATCAGCAAGGTATTACTCCTTCAACTGACTTACAGAAACACTTCCTTTCTACTGCATTTGGGTATGAAGTAACACCTAAGTTGAGAGTAGATGCCAATTTACGTTATACTACTTCTAGAATCAGAGGTGACCAAGCGGATGATTACAGTAACCAAACTTCTGGATCATTCAACTCTTGGTTTAACAGAAACGTTGAAATTGAGAAACTAAGAGAGTTGAAAGATTTAAAAACTCTTAATGGTTATTCTGCTTCTTGGAACTGGTGGGGACCTGACTATTATACGTTGGGTGGATTTTATGAGAAACCAGCTTTCTGGTTTAACCCTTACACCTACCTTGATGCGCATCAGCAAATCAGAAACAATAACAACCTGACTGGTAGCTTGTCAACTGCTTATAGCCTAACTGACCATTGGAAAGTTACTGCCACTGCGGCAAGAACAGCTACAAACTACCGTTTTGAAGAGTATTTCCCGTTCTCTTTGGCTAACTCTGCAGCACCAGATGCTTATAACCCGTGGATTAACGGCTTTGGTAGAACAGAGATTACAAGCACAGAAAACAACTTCAGCTCTGATTTGAGATATGAAAACAATTTTGGAGATTTTGAGCTAACTGCATTTGTTGGTGGTAACATCAGAAGAGAAGACTACTCTAGCTTCTCCTCTCGCATGAACGTAAACGCTAACACTGGTGGCTTGATCATTCCAGATTTGTATACCTTCGGTAACGCAGGTATTGTACCGGTAGCTCAGACAAACATCAGCAAGAAGCAGGTGAATAGCGTCTACGGTAACGCCAACTTTGGTTTCAGAGACATGGCTTATTTGGACTTTAGCTACAGAAGAGACTATAGCTCAGCCTTACCTTCAAACAAAAATGGATACGGTTACCCTGGTGTAGGAGCAAGCTTTATTTTCACAGAGCTTGATGTAATGAAAGGAATCAATGCCTTGTCATTTGGTAAATTAAGAGCAGGTTGGGCACAAGTTGGTAATGACTTACCAGCTCAAAGAATCAACCCTGCTTACGGAACTGGACCTCAACCATTTGGTGGAACAGATCTATTGGTTTACAGCCGTACTTTGTTAGTTGATCCAAACCTTGTACCAGCCATCAACTCTTCATTTGAAGCAGGTATTGACCTTAAGTTTATCAACAATAGAATTGGTTTCAGTTTGACGTATTACAATGAGAAAAGAGATGATGAAATCATCCCTGTAAGTATCTCTCAAACGACAGGTTATAGCCAATTCTTAACTAACGCAGGTTCTTCTTCTAGAAAAGGTATTGAACTTGCTTTAGATGGTGACATCATCAGAACAGAAAGCGGTTTTAACTGGAACCTACTTGTTAACTATGCTAGAAACAGAACTACAGTAGATGCACTTCCAGATGGTCTTCAGGCAATCTCTGCTCCTGGTGGAAGCGATGACTGGAACTATGTAACTGTTGTACACGAGTTAGGCAACAACTGGGGTCAATTAAGAGGTAGAGGTTATGCTACTGATGATGCTGGAAACAGAATCGTTCAGGAGAATGGCCTTTATGAAGTTGAGGATAACAAATATTTCGGAACTGTACTTCCAGACTTTACTGGTGGTTTCTTAAACAGAATCAGCTACAAAGGTTTGTCACTTACTGCAGCAATTGACTTCCAGAAAGGTGGTAAATTCTTCTCTCTAACTGAACAATGGGGTGGTTATTCTGGCTTGACAGAAGAAACTGCTGCTATGAACGATAGAGGTAAAAACGTACGTGATGATGTTGCTGAAGGTGGTGGAGTACACGTTGTAGGTGTGAAAGCTGATGGAACTAAAGTTGACACGTATGTAGATGCAATGACTTATTTCATGCAGTTCCAAGCAAATACGTTAGCTGAGCCATTTATCCATGATGCTAGCTACCTTAAACTAAGAGATGTTAATTTATCATATGACTTCTCTGGTTTCTTGAAAGAGGGAATCCTGAAGAACAAATTTGTTAAAGGAGCAACTATTGGATTAGTAGGTAGAAACCTATGGTTGATCTCTGTTGCTGATGATAACAAAAACCGTTGGGATCCATCTGAGTTGTCCAACACCTTTGGTGAGAACTCTCAATTACCAGGAACCAGAAGCTACGGTGTAAATGTTAGATTAACGTTCTAA